From the genome of Spodoptera frugiperda isolate SF20-4 chromosome 23, AGI-APGP_CSIRO_Sfru_2.0, whole genome shotgun sequence, one region includes:
- the LOC118267329 gene encoding uncharacterized protein LOC118267329 isoform X1, with amino-acid sequence MSKEHLSGGSMLCRQRFKGVENFLRRIAFNLGNTPSQTEVKIISCIPIDVTDLQQKILHLEKQLDGGHSPPASDSLKDSKSLKFNKPNSSRRTTVNAAIVDSKFPEVSTAAVSCKSLDCDRSTSPTCLQKRGKSNVSFIFPNVDHRALCDQPFSCGNSELSQDAEEVIKANFQSYEAAHKMVEQKPSCHKKTFFKKKKKTIKYKKGTTPFVYYAQTNNSSPFTKSDQTEDPLKCENELMSRSYLAQMINKQYKPKIIGDNLSTLSQFSSPVCRDVQPHVEGPCRCESDICSCCYGPFHNIDNHMNRLINPQTYMLNEINLANMYYDTKQYDMIPVKEKPVKLNTETARKKEQRPYFDVKCWPESIRSKYYQSLYPIPAINEYMPPPPADYVFKDKFDMHGKKVLTKINRTEPIVRVVKRRKEIYKRERPQSIETSKSCSVDFGNIYSKKNCKKPKKQEVRQTVLPTKKNAECLTTNIVTKICNTTECQTAMNIPETNPADAKTEQTLNQIKVILQSVLAEVKVTQTKNQVVRDKPKKDAVVQKGQSHNNMQGSSFMNSVNYSPYSTMHPSAYMATCSRHLNPSQLAGIMPNQFYYSHEGMKCFHNFPLFIPPPGGRTMYTNCYRNSSNIKSGYMKQAATIATNTEEVQEERAKETEKLIKEIYKSMALTMDVPNKESSLSEYDEIIKPIILKTEAKKQQPKKIKNVVQAVSELFIKKDMIDTSDTLNTTVESKVLSNEVTTQSQIVTTTDTSERMRDDSYDNYIPTTNTQPTDPELQRKVVHETLVQHSDTIETETSSTDYDIESTTQVNALAPIQKKEKQGLFSKMLKSVKLFKVKEKPKQMSERTESEVESTSDSDDYQTVYSQKIEKSVKNPSRPHNMPKRKTHSKISYKQIYQRDRSPEKKRSPYMEQEYRRYWDERLMFQDNRARRSSERMYSDLTKAHHAHYHTYEARSALIEPKSMNPKHEQKSNRVVNSDNKLKAASKGMPWLRKNKTGIHCGCGEQWKMLLKD; translated from the exons ATGAGCAAGGAACATTTATCTGGTGGTTCCATGTTGTGCAGACAACGATTCAAGGGTGTCGAGAACTTTCTAAGAAGAATTGCATTTAACTTAG GCAATACACCGTCACAAACCGAGGTTAAAATTATATCCTGTATACCTATTGACGTCACAGATTTGCAACAAAAAATACTGCATTTAGAGAAACAATTGGATGGCGGTCACAGTCCACCAGCATCAGATTCGCTGAAAGATAGCAAATCTCTGAAATTTAACAAACCTAACTCGAGCAGGCGGACCACTGTAAACGCAGCGATTGTAGATTCCAAATTCCCCGAAGTATCCACTGCAGCGGTATCCTGCAAGTCGCTCGACTGCGATCGAAGCACGAGCCCGACATGTTTGCAGAAAAGAGGGAAATCGAACGTTTCGTTTATTTTTCCGAATGTAGACCACCGTGCTTTATGCGACCAGCCATTTTCCTGTGGCAACTCTGAATTATCCCAGGATGCTGAAGAGGTGATAAAAGCTAACTTCCAAAGTTACGAAGCCGCTCACAAGATGGTTGAACAAAAGCCAAGCTGTCATAAAAAAACCTtcttcaaaaagaaaaaaaagacgatcaaatataaaaaagggaCCACGCCATTTGTGTACTacgcacaaacaaacaacagCTCTCCGTTCACGAAGTCTGACCAAACAGAGGATCCGCTGAAATGCGAAAATGAACTTATGAGTCGGTCATATTTGGCTCAAATGATTAACAAGCAATATAAACCTAAAATTATAGGAGATAACTTATCTACCTTAAGCCAGTTTTCGTCCCCTGTCTGCAGAGACGTCCAGCCGCATGTTGAGGGACCTTGTCGATGTGAGTCCGACATATGCTCATGTTGTTATGGCCCTTTCCACAATATTGACAATCACATGAATAGACTGATTAATCCTCAGACTTACATGCTTAATGAGATCAACTTGGCTAACATGTATTATGATACCAAACAATACGACATGATACCGGTGAAAGAAAAGCCAGTAAAATTGAATACGGAGACGGCTCGAAAAAAAGAACAGAGACCATATTTCGATGTAAAATGTTGGCCGGAGAGTATCCGCTCTAAGTACTACCAGTCATTGTATCCTATTCCAGCAATCAATGAGTACATGCCACCACCTCCGGCCGATTATGTTTTCAAAGATAAATTCGACATGCATGGGAAAAAAGTCCTCACAAAAATTAATCGTACAGAACCGATCGTAAGAGTGGTAAAACGAAGGAAGGAAATTTACAAAAGAGAGCGGCCGCAGTCTATCGAGACGTCAAAAAGTTGTTCTGTagattttggaaatatttattctaaaaaaaattgcaagaaGCCCAAAAAACAGGAGGTTCGGCAAACCGTTCTACCCACTAAAAAGAACGCTGAATGTTTAACTACCAACATAGTAACTAAAATTTGTAATACTACCGAATGCCAGACAGCCATGAACATCCCTGAAACTAACCCAGCTGATGCTAAAACTGAACAAACATTAAATCAGATCAAAGTTATTCTTCAATCAGTACTAGCAGAAGTTAAAGTGACCCAAACAAAAAATCAAGTTGTTCGAGATAAACCAAAGAAAGACGCCGTCGTCCAAAAAGGACAATCTCATAACAACATGCAAGGATCTAGTTTCATGAATAGTGTCAATTATAGTCCTTATAGCACCATGCACCCGTCTGCCTATATGGCGACGTGCTCGCGACACTTGAACCCCAGTCAACTGGCAGGAATCATGCCTAATCAGTTCTACTACTCGCATGAGGGAATGAAATGTTTCCACAACTTTCCACTCTTTATACCACCTCCAGGAGGGAGAACCATGTATACCAACTGCTATCGCAACAGCTCTAACATCAAATCTGGTTATATGAAGCAAGCGGCAACGATTGCCACCAATACCGAAGAAGTCCAAGAAGAGCGTGCCAAGGAAACAGAGAAACTAATAAAAGAGATATACAAATCCATGGCCTTAACTATGGACGTGCCGAATAAAGAGTCCTCACTCAGCGAatatgatgaaataataaaaccaataattttaaaaacagagGCAAAAAAGCAGCAacctaaaaaaattaagaatgttGTACAAGCTGTatctgaattatttataaagaaagataTGATAGACACGTCGGACACCCTCAACACTACGGTCGAAAGTAAAGTACTGTCTAATGAAGTGACTACACAATCTCAAATCGTGACAACTACTGATACCTCTGAGAGGATGCGAGACGATAGCTACGACAACTATATACCCACTACCAACACACAGCCTACGGACCCTGAACTACAGAGGAAAGTAGTTCATGAAACGTTAGTGCAGCACAGTGATACTATCGAGACGGAGACATCCAGCACAGACTATGATATAGAGTCGACCACTCAAGTTAACGCCCTAGCACCTATACAA AAAAAAGAAAAGCAAGGTTTATTTAGCAAGATGTTAAAATCTGTAAAGCTCTTTAAGGTAAAAGAGAAACCGAAGCAGATGAGTGAAAGAACAGAGAGCGAAGTAGAATCTACCAGTGATTCGGATGATTACCAGACGGTATATAGTCAGAAAATTGAGAAGAGCGTTAAAAATCCGAGTCGGCCACATAACATGCCAAAGCGTAAGACCCATTCGAAGATAtcttacaaacaaatatatcaAAGAGACAGAAGTCCTGAGAAGAAGAGGTCGCCCTACATGGAGCAGGAGTACCGGAGGTACTGGGACGAGAGGCTGATGTTCCAGGACAACAGGGCGCGCCGCTCCTCCGAGCGGATGTACTCCGACCTGACGAAAGCCCATCATGCTCACTACCACACTTACGAAGCCAGAAGTGCTCTTATTGAACCAAAGTCGATGAATCCGAAACATGAGCAAAAATCAAACAGAGTAGTGAATAGTGACAATAAACTGAAGGCGGCGTCCAAGGGAATGCCGTGGCTGCGGAAAAACAAGACGGGCATCCATTGCGGGTGCGGCGAGCAGTGGAAGATGTTACTCAAAGATTAA
- the LOC118267329 gene encoding uncharacterized protein LOC118267329 isoform X2, with product MSKEHLSGGSMLCRQRFKGVENFLRRIAFNLGNTPSQTEVKIISCIPIDVTDLQQKILHLEKQLDGGHSPPASDSLKDSKSLKFNKPNSSRRTTVNAAIVDSKFPEVSTAAVSCKSLDCDRSTSPTCLQKRGKSNVSFIFPNVDHRALCDQPFSCGNSELSQDAEEVIKANFQSYEAAHKMVEQKPSCHKKTFFKKKKKTIKYKKGTTPFVYYAQTNNSSPFTKSDQTEDPLKCENELMSRSYLAQMINKQYKPKIIGDNLSTLSQFSSPVCRDVQPHVEGPCRCESDICSCCYGPFHNIDNHMNRLINPQTYMLNEINLANMYYDTKQYDMIPVKEKPVKLNTETARKKEQRPYFDVKCWPESIRSKYYQSLYPIPAINEYMPPPPADYVFKDKFDMHGKKVLTKINRTEPIVRVVKRRKEIYKRERPQSIETSKSCSVDFGNIYSKKNCKKPKKQEVRQTVLPTKKNAECLTTNIVTKICNTTECQTAMNIPETNPADAKTEQTLNQIKVILQSVLAEVKVTQTKNQVVRDKPKKDAVVQKGQSHNNMQGSSFMNSVNYSPYSTMHPSAYMATCSRHLNPSQLAGIMPNQFYYSHEGMKCFHNFPLFIPPPGGRTMYTNCYRNSSNIKSGYMKQAATIATNTEEVQEERAKETEKLIKEIYKSMALTMDVPNKESSLSEYDEIIKPIILKTEAKKQQPKKIKNVVQAVSELFIKKDMIDTSDTLNTTVESKVLSNEVTTQSQIVTTTDTSERMRDDSYDNYIPTTNTQPTDPELQRKVVHETLVQHSDTIETETSSTDYDIESTTQVNALAPIQVSIHRKKKSKVYLARC from the exons ATGAGCAAGGAACATTTATCTGGTGGTTCCATGTTGTGCAGACAACGATTCAAGGGTGTCGAGAACTTTCTAAGAAGAATTGCATTTAACTTAG GCAATACACCGTCACAAACCGAGGTTAAAATTATATCCTGTATACCTATTGACGTCACAGATTTGCAACAAAAAATACTGCATTTAGAGAAACAATTGGATGGCGGTCACAGTCCACCAGCATCAGATTCGCTGAAAGATAGCAAATCTCTGAAATTTAACAAACCTAACTCGAGCAGGCGGACCACTGTAAACGCAGCGATTGTAGATTCCAAATTCCCCGAAGTATCCACTGCAGCGGTATCCTGCAAGTCGCTCGACTGCGATCGAAGCACGAGCCCGACATGTTTGCAGAAAAGAGGGAAATCGAACGTTTCGTTTATTTTTCCGAATGTAGACCACCGTGCTTTATGCGACCAGCCATTTTCCTGTGGCAACTCTGAATTATCCCAGGATGCTGAAGAGGTGATAAAAGCTAACTTCCAAAGTTACGAAGCCGCTCACAAGATGGTTGAACAAAAGCCAAGCTGTCATAAAAAAACCTtcttcaaaaagaaaaaaaagacgatcaaatataaaaaagggaCCACGCCATTTGTGTACTacgcacaaacaaacaacagCTCTCCGTTCACGAAGTCTGACCAAACAGAGGATCCGCTGAAATGCGAAAATGAACTTATGAGTCGGTCATATTTGGCTCAAATGATTAACAAGCAATATAAACCTAAAATTATAGGAGATAACTTATCTACCTTAAGCCAGTTTTCGTCCCCTGTCTGCAGAGACGTCCAGCCGCATGTTGAGGGACCTTGTCGATGTGAGTCCGACATATGCTCATGTTGTTATGGCCCTTTCCACAATATTGACAATCACATGAATAGACTGATTAATCCTCAGACTTACATGCTTAATGAGATCAACTTGGCTAACATGTATTATGATACCAAACAATACGACATGATACCGGTGAAAGAAAAGCCAGTAAAATTGAATACGGAGACGGCTCGAAAAAAAGAACAGAGACCATATTTCGATGTAAAATGTTGGCCGGAGAGTATCCGCTCTAAGTACTACCAGTCATTGTATCCTATTCCAGCAATCAATGAGTACATGCCACCACCTCCGGCCGATTATGTTTTCAAAGATAAATTCGACATGCATGGGAAAAAAGTCCTCACAAAAATTAATCGTACAGAACCGATCGTAAGAGTGGTAAAACGAAGGAAGGAAATTTACAAAAGAGAGCGGCCGCAGTCTATCGAGACGTCAAAAAGTTGTTCTGTagattttggaaatatttattctaaaaaaaattgcaagaaGCCCAAAAAACAGGAGGTTCGGCAAACCGTTCTACCCACTAAAAAGAACGCTGAATGTTTAACTACCAACATAGTAACTAAAATTTGTAATACTACCGAATGCCAGACAGCCATGAACATCCCTGAAACTAACCCAGCTGATGCTAAAACTGAACAAACATTAAATCAGATCAAAGTTATTCTTCAATCAGTACTAGCAGAAGTTAAAGTGACCCAAACAAAAAATCAAGTTGTTCGAGATAAACCAAAGAAAGACGCCGTCGTCCAAAAAGGACAATCTCATAACAACATGCAAGGATCTAGTTTCATGAATAGTGTCAATTATAGTCCTTATAGCACCATGCACCCGTCTGCCTATATGGCGACGTGCTCGCGACACTTGAACCCCAGTCAACTGGCAGGAATCATGCCTAATCAGTTCTACTACTCGCATGAGGGAATGAAATGTTTCCACAACTTTCCACTCTTTATACCACCTCCAGGAGGGAGAACCATGTATACCAACTGCTATCGCAACAGCTCTAACATCAAATCTGGTTATATGAAGCAAGCGGCAACGATTGCCACCAATACCGAAGAAGTCCAAGAAGAGCGTGCCAAGGAAACAGAGAAACTAATAAAAGAGATATACAAATCCATGGCCTTAACTATGGACGTGCCGAATAAAGAGTCCTCACTCAGCGAatatgatgaaataataaaaccaataattttaaaaacagagGCAAAAAAGCAGCAacctaaaaaaattaagaatgttGTACAAGCTGTatctgaattatttataaagaaagataTGATAGACACGTCGGACACCCTCAACACTACGGTCGAAAGTAAAGTACTGTCTAATGAAGTGACTACACAATCTCAAATCGTGACAACTACTGATACCTCTGAGAGGATGCGAGACGATAGCTACGACAACTATATACCCACTACCAACACACAGCCTACGGACCCTGAACTACAGAGGAAAGTAGTTCATGAAACGTTAGTGCAGCACAGTGATACTATCGAGACGGAGACATCCAGCACAGACTATGATATAGAGTCGACCACTCAAGTTAACGCCCTAGCACCTATACAAGTTAGTATTCACAG AAAAAAGAAAAGCAAGGTTTATTTAGCAAGATGTTAA
- the LOC118267328 gene encoding uncharacterized protein LOC118267328 has translation MTLRTPRRRISPRTKRRYRAIREFFRRALGSSSQPDIKISSSIALNVTDLKRKIVGLEQQLDEVNRHCKDISCFDCSRQESESCLRSEARDVRESESSNPSEGQHLRELESCNPPEGKFVRNSNSYILADVKNEIDTIEEQTETSYERKVNGTETKFLYKSSDGNYIKSEESENICNIQDAIDAQQTQALLDEYGRHVAKVKNKKSKLNRTNDHSTKLHKYKTRSVYDNIVSANSTSSFRSLAEPRMVRSSSPGYTGPHKDRHNYSYEYAEPAPTRTHKDKKYRELMKRNKIELQKEYYEQRPLKARKHKHQNRELDQDFIADIIRRQYRPMKMFDRRQSDLSQISAPICRDQEFPSIREDIQEGTELCSCCYDVTKHKAKYSDLSEMRSICDTRLYSSKKHPRSKRRKVPVEVYDNADLYDLIPVKEKCSPKSRRKFVEDNMIPYEYYREVPPSPRTLRPKLNLKAQRNTEFEDYMKHAAKKGSPRRQRRRRERLEVESDITSVTDPKLIKGQLLKTHKNMTCQVENDDLCQQDNATAVSLQYPAYTNDQANATIETFNKTQELDIPVDKTDKALCEIKDILQNFLHEIKKEATPSQFDKSEISSKDENCGNNINENSTKIPNSRHSINYSMGCNQSPYLTPFQNPCCYPMMPMCPMNCPISMQSGFMIPSQSFTCTNCVNASKEHCCNKNVTTATGTCHTETSPTETEELIKEIYKFVAQSPNRKRETDTCDRNEARNVGTKMLTSRSVGDSSKMSKHDAKVGTAPLKCYSKSCEAIGSRNGSEEYTSGTNPTYSDTVLEKFSLEVTQSTIDTEMEDIIISDGKDKKKKFSKVLRSFGMFKKKKKDVIEELSESGSAVGVPVNPMPPRAPYQQEITNYMMQEPEYYRPPPMPSYYQRPHEYHPDYHSPYNPGLPEYQPPQGMHDYYGPRMPYPGMAEQATAPPIHPQERPTAPPYRSTYDNPYKPMQQPQVPLCLKEIEVKSIGTQSERKMSIFRKIKKKMQVPQPQLQPQAPTIPQSSDDDNYQKTCSTQTQVAAAKITAPVTRPFSFNWKKLQAKAMGNDPEVDNLKKFTAMAQKELAENDLKMKKAMMKKFFNKRNPFSPKNLMMQTLIGKDKHYIDPPVMFKPKLFL, from the exons ATGACCTTGCGCACCCCACGACGTCGCATCTCGCCACGCACCAAGCGTAGATATCGGGCCATAAGGGAGTTTTTCCGCAGAGCGCTAG GTAGCTCGTCGCAGccggatattaaaataagttcCAGTATAGCTTTAAATGTCACTGATCTTAAACGTAAGATAGTTGGCCTCGAACAACAGTTGGACGAGGTAAACCGACATTGTAAAGATATCTCGTGCTTTGATTGCTCTAGGCAAGAGTCCGAAAGCTGCCTTAGGTCAGAAGCGAGGGACGTTAGGGAGTCGGAGAGCTCCAACCCGTCAGAAGGGCAGCACTTGAGAGAATTAGAGAGCTGCAACCCTCCTGAGGGAAAGTTCGTGAGAAATTCAAACAGCTACATTTTAGCAGACGTAAAGAATGAGATAGATACGATCGAGGAACAGACTGAGACTTCTTACGAGAGAAAGGTGAATGGCAccgaaacaaaatttttataCAAGTCTTCTGATGGTAATTACATAAAATCTGAAGAGAGCGAAAACATCTGCAACATTCAAGATGCGATCGACGCACAACAAACACAGGCTTTATTGGACGAGTATGGAAGACATGTCgctaaagtaaaaaataaaaaaagtaaactgaATAGAACCAACGATCACAGcacaaaattacataaatacaaaacgAGATCAGTTTACGATAATATAGTTTCTGCTAACTCTACCAGTAGTTTTCGTTCACTTGCAGAGCCACGGATGGTCCGTTCTAGTAGCCCTGGTTATACAGGTCCACATAAAGACAGACACAATTATTCATACGAATATGCGGAGCCTGCACCAACACGTACCCATAAAGATAAGAAATACAGAGAGCTTATGAAACGAAATAAGATtgaattacaaaaagaatattatGAGCAGCGGCCTCTTAAGGCCCGTAAACATAAACACCAGAATCGAGAACTAGATCAAGATTTTATAGCAGATATAATTAGGAGACAATATAGGCCTATGAAAATGTTTGACAGAAGACAATCTGACCTCAGTCAGATATCAGCACCTATTTGTCGGGATCAGGAATTTCCCTCTATCCGTGAGGACATACAGGAGGGTACCGAGTTATGTTCATGCTGTTACGATGTAACTAAGCACAAGGCAAAATACAGTGACCTTAGCGAAATGAGAAGCATATGTGATACTCGTCTATACAGTTCTAAGAAGCATCCCCGAAGTAAGCGTCGCAAAGTACCCGTAGAGGTTTATGATAATGCTGACCTTTACGATCTGATACCGGTCAAAGAAAAATGTAGTCCAAAGTCACGAAGAAAATTTGTGGAGGACAACATGATACCTTATGAATATTACAGAGAAGTACCACCATCACCAAGAACATTAAGGCCAAAGCTTAATCTTAAAGCACAGCGTAACACAGAATTTGAAGACTATATGAAACACGCTGCTAAGAAAGGTTCACCACGTAGGCAAAGACGACGACGCGAGCGTCTTGAAGTTGAAAGTGATATAACATCAGTAACTGATCCCAAGTTAATTAAAGGACAATTACTAAAGACGCATAAAAATATGACGTGTCAGGTCGAGAACGACGATTTATGTCAACAAGACAACGCTACTGCAGTCAGTTTACAATATCCAGCGTATACGAACGACCAAGCTAATGCTACAATCGAAACGTTTAATAAAACACAAGAACTAGATATACCAGTTGATAAAACTGACAAAGCGTTGTgtgaaataaaagatatattacaaaattttctacacGAAATAAAGAAGGAAGCCACGCCCTCACAATTTGATAAGTCCGAAATTTCCTCAAAGGATGAAAATTGTGGAAATAACATAAATGAAAATAGTACCAAGATACCCAACAGCAGACACAGCATTAATTACAGCATGGGTTGTAATCAATCTCCGTATTTAACACCATTCCAGAACCCGTGCTGCTATCCGATGATGCCGATGTGCCCCATGAACTGCCCTATTTCCATGCAGAGCGGCTTTATGATTCCTAGTCAAAGCTTCACCTGCACAAACTGCGTTAATGCGTCAAAGGAGCATTGTTGTAATAAGAACGTAACCACAGCTACCGGTACTTGCCATACTGAAACTAGTCCCACAGAAACCGAGGaacttattaaagaaatatataaattcgTAGCACAAAGCCCTAATAGGAAAAGAGAAACCGACACTTGTGACCGGAACGAAGCTCGAAATGTTGGAACCAAAATGCTAACGTCAAGAAGCGTTGGTGATAGTTCCAAAATGTCTAAACATGATGCCAAAGTGGGAACAGCGCCACTCAAATGTTATTCAAAGAGTTGTGAAGCAATCGGTTCCAGAAACGGTTCTGAAGAGTACACTAGCGGAACTAACCCTACTTATTCAGATACTGTTTTAGAAAAATTCAGTTTAGAAGTGACACAATCTACAATTGATACAGAAATGGAGGATATCATTATTTCTGATGGAAAG GACAAAAAGAAAAAGTTCTCTAAAGTCCTACGATCCTTTGGTATGtttaaaaagaagaagaaagatgTTATTGAAGAACTTAGCGAAAGCGGGAGTGCGGTTGGTGTACCAGTAAATCCAATGCCACCGAGAGCACCGTACCAACAGGAGATAACGAACTATATGATGCAGGAACCAGAGTACTACCGCCCACCCCCCATGCCGTCTTATTACCAAAGACCTCATGAGTATCACCCAGATTATCATTCACCCTATAACCCTGGATTACCTGAGTACCAGCCACCACAAGGAATGCACGATTACTATGGGCCTAGAATGCCGTACCCGGGAATGGCAGAACAAGCGACCGCACCACCTATACATCCTCAGGAGCGACCTACCGCTCCTCCGTACCGCAGCACTTACGATAACCCATATAAACCAATGCAACAGCCACAGGTACCGCTCTGTTTAAAAGAAATAGAAGTGAAAAGTATTGGTACACAAAGTGAAAGAAAGATGTCAATATTCCGGAAGATCAAGAAGAAGATGCAGGTGCCACAGCCACAACTACAGCCACAAGCACCGACGATACCACAATCATCCGACGACGACAACTACCAAAAGACTTGTTCCACGCAGACACAGGTTGCCGCGGCTAAGATTACGGCACCAGTAACGAGACCTTTTAGCTTTAACTGGAAGAAACTACAAGCCAAAGCCATGGGGAATGATCCAGAAGTTGATAACTTGAAAAAATTCACTGCGATGGCCCAGAAAGAGTTGGCTGAAAATGACCTCAAAATGAAAAAAGCGATGATGAAGAAATTCTTCAACAAAAGGAATCCTTTCTCTCCGAAGAATCTCATGATGCAGACGTTGATAGGGAAAGACAAACATTACATTGACCCGCCTGTCATGTTTAAACCGAAACTGTTCCTCTGA